The Parus major isolate Abel chromosome 5, Parus_major1.1, whole genome shotgun sequence genome contains a region encoding:
- the GPR65 gene encoding psychosine receptor — MNNTECHDDHTLDKYLFPFVYSTVMMISIPINCISLYVSCIQVRKKNELAVYIFSLSLADLLYSLILPLWIDYAWHGDDWRLSALLCQIFAFLMYMNFYTSTAFLACISLDRYLALVHPLKLQYLRTRRFSLIVSIIVWLLESIFNSVILVYKEVFNDPCNFTNHTLCYDNYPLERWQANINLFRICSGYVVPLVIIVFCYHKIYQVVRYNQATVDEEKKKVRKLILNITVTYLVCFTPYHVVLLIRSIKEPSTSDPHLLLLMYKVYRITQALTSLNCIADPILYCFVSETARTDIVNLLRCCLCLRKREEDQAKEYALCSSATKNTALTTYRTSCETQSVKNS, encoded by the coding sequence ATGAACAACACTGAGTGCCATGATGATCACACCCTGGATAAgtatttgtttccatttgtgTACAGCACTGTGATGATGATCAGTATTCCCATCAACTGCATATCCCTGTATGTATCTTGCATTCAGGTGAGGAAGAAGAATGAGTTAGCAGTCTACATCTTTAGCCTGTCCCTGGCTGACCTTTTGTACTCTTTGATTCTGCCGCTGTGGATTGATTATGCCTGGCATGGAGATGACTGGAGGCTCTCTGCCTTGCTTTGTCAGATTTTTGCCTTCCTTATGTATATGAATTTCTACACCAGTACTGCGTTCCTTGCTTGCATCTCTCTTGACAGGTACCTGGCATTAGTTCACCCCTTGAAGCTCCAGTACCTGCGCACAAGAAGATTTTCATTGATTGTCAGCATAATTGTTTGGCTTCTGGAAAGCATCTTTAATTCAGTCATATTGGTGTACAAAGAAGTATTCAATGATCCTTGCAATTTCACGAATCATACATTGTGCTATGATAACTACCCCCTGGAAAGGTGGCAGGCAAACATAAATTTATTCCGGATATGCTCAGGGTATGTGGTCCCTTTGGTAATCATTGTGTTTTGCTACCATAAAATCTACCAAGTGGTGAGGTATAACCAAGCCACAGtagatgaagaaaagaaaaaagtgaggaaACTTATTCTGAACATCACAGTTACTTACCTTGTTTGCTTCACTCCTTATCACGTTGTACTGCTTATCCGCAGCATCAAAGAGCCTTCCACCTCTGACCCACACCTTTTGTTGTTGATGTATAAGGTTTACAGAATCACACAGGCCTTAACAAGTTTGAACTGCATTGCGGATCCCATTCTGTATTGCTTTGTGAGTGAAACCGCACGAACAGACATAGTGAATTTGCTCAGGTGTTGCTTGTGCCTGCGAAAGCGTGAGGAAGACCAAGCCAAAGAATATGCTCTGTGCAGTTCTGCTACAAAAAACACTGCACTGACCACCTACAGAACTTCCTGTGAAACACAGTCTGTCAAAAATTCCTGA